CACCTACGGTGAGAAGGTCATCGGCAGCCGCCGCGGACATACCGGACACCAGCACCTGCCCTGGGTCGCGCTGGACACTGATGCGACCGAGGAGCGCGGCGAGGTCTACGGCTGCGCGCTCGGCTGGTCCGGGTCCTGGCGGATCGCCGTGGCCCAACTCGCCGACGCGCGCGTGCAGATCACCGGCGGCGCCGGACACGACGACTCGGGCCTGCTGCGACTGGCGGCGGGCGAGTCGTTCACGACGCCCGTCTTCGCCGGACTGTGGAGCGACGGCGGCTACGGCGGGGCGAGCCGCGCTTGGCACGCGTACCAGCGGACGTATGTCATTCCGGACGCGGGCGAGGACCGGCCGGTGCTCTTCAACTCCTGGGAGGCCACCGAGTTCGAGATCTCCGAGGAGCAGCAGCGGGCGCTGGCGCGGCGGGCCGCGGACATGGGCGTGGAGCTGTTCGTGGTCGACGACGGCTGGTTCGGGGCACGGACCAGCGACCGGGCCGGGCTCGGCGACTGGACACCCAACCCCGACCGCTTCCCCGGCGGGCTCAAGCCGCTCGCGGACCACGTGCACGGCCTCGGTATGCAGTTCGGTATCTGGGTCGAGCCCGAAATGGTCAATCCGGACAGCGACCTGTATCGCGCCCACCCCGAATGGGTGCAGCACCAAACCGGGCGCAAGCGGACGGAATTCCGCAATCAGCTCGTACTGAACCTCGCCCGCGACGACGTTCAGGAGTACCTCTGGGAGCAGCTCGACACGCTCCTCTCCAGCGCCCCGATCGACTATGTGAAGTGGGACTTCAATCGCTGCTTCACCGATGCGGGCTGGCCGGGAGAGGCGTATCCGCAGCGGTTGTGGGTCGACCATGTGCGTGCGCTGTACGGGCTGTTGGACCGGCTGCGGGACGCGCACCCCGGAGTCGCCTTCGAGTCCTGCTCGGGCGGCGGCGGCCGGATCGACCTCGGGGTCATGAGCCGTACGGATCAGGTGTGGACCTCGGACAACACCGACCCGCTCGACCGGCTCGCCATCCAGCACGGCTTCAGCCAGATCCACCCGGCACGGGTCATGGCCGCGTGGGTCACCGACAGCCCCAACGTCCAGCTCAACGGCCGGGTCAGCTCGCTGCGCTTCCGGTTCGTGAGCGCCATGGCCGGGGTGCTCGGGGTCGGCGGTGACCTCACCGAGTGGACGGACGACGAGCTGGCCGAGGCCCGGAAGTGGGTGGGTCTGTACAAGGAGATCCGGCCCCTGGTGCAGCGCGGCGACCTGTATCGGCTGCGGCCCCCGCAGGGCGGGCTGAGTGCGGTGCAGTACGTGCTCGGCGACGAGACCGTCGTCCTCGCCTGGCTCGAGGCGCAGCGTTACGGCGAGCCCGTTCCGGCGCTGCGACTGCGCGGCCTCGACCCGACAGCGTCGTATGAATGCCGCGAAACGGGCGAAGTTCACCGGGGTGCGGTCCTGCTGCATCACGGATTGCGCACAGGGCTACGCGGTGACCTCGATGCGGCAGTTCTCCGGCTGCGTCGCATCTGAGCGATCTGTCCGAATTAGGATCTTCATTCCAACTCGCTCTGGGATAAAGCCTCCTGGGGGGAGCTGCGTGAGCAGCGTCATATTCGTGACCGAGCGTTGTCCGCCATGTTCACGTAATTCACGTGTTTTTCCAGGGGATTGAATCCGTCGGCGGGGGTGGAATTCACGGAGGGTGACTGGGTTTTCTCACAAGGGATCAAGAGAAACGCACAGCCATGGAACCTCTTGCTTGTCCCTTTGCGTCTTGGTCGCTTACGTTCGCCACCAATCCGGACGGACGCCCAATCCTGCCGCCGCCCGGAGACCGCTCAACTCACCCGTGAACGGCAGGAGCGGGGGACCCACAGGTACAACCGCCTGTTCCGGTCTCCGGAACGGCTAGGGGTTAAGCCGCCACCGCGCGGCCGGACATCTCCAGTCCGCACCCGACAGCTCACCTCGTAGGCGCCGGAGAGGAATTCGCCATGCCCGCGAAGGGTAAGCACCGCCGTCCCAAGAGCCAGCGCTTCACCCGCTCGATCGTCGTCGCCGGAACCGGTGGCGCCGCGCTCGCCCTGCCGCTCCTGGGGGCCACCGGAGCGCATGCCGCTCCCGCCAAGTCGGTTTCGGAAAAGGCCGTTCAGTCGGTTCCGAAGACCGAAAAGAAGGCCGCCGAGAAGACCGCCGCCGCGAAGAGTTCGGGTGTGCGGACCTATTCGGTGCGGGCCGGTGACTACCTTTCGAAGATCGCCGACGAGCAGAATGTCAGCGGTGGCTGGCAGAAGCTCTACGCGGACAACCGTGAGGCCGTCGGCTCGGACCCGTCGATGATCCACCCCGGCCTGAAGCTCTCGATCGGCAAGAAGGCCGCGACCGGTTCTTCCAAGCCGTCGTCCTCTTCGTCGGATTCGTCTCCTTCATCCTCTTCTTCGAAGAAGTCGTCCGGGTCTTCTGATTCATCTGGTTCGTCTGCTTCGGGTTCGTCGAAGTCGTCCTCGAACACGGCGACCACCCAGTCCTCCGACACCACGAGTACGGCCGGCGGCTTCACCCTCCCTGTGGCCGGTGCCAGGGTCGGTACCCCGTACCGCATGTCGGGCAGCATGTGGTCCAGTGGCTACCACACCGGCGTCGACTTCGTCGTCCCGACCGGCACCTCGCTCAAGTCCGTGGGTGCGGGCACGGTCGTCTCCGCGGGCTGGGGCGGCGCGTACGGCAACCAGGTCGTTGTCAAGCTGGCCGACGGCTACTACGCGCAGTACGCCCACCTGTCCTCGCTCTCCGTCTCCAACGGACAGACCGTGACCGAGGGCCAGCAGATAGGCCTCTCCGGCGCGACCGGCAACGTGACCGGCCCGCACCTGCACTTCGAGATCCGCACCACCCCGGACTACGGCTCGGACGTCGACCCCGTCGCCTACCTCCGCTCGAAGGGTGTCTCCGTCAGCTGACACCCGGCGCCTGAAGCGTCCCCCACGCCACCGAAGGCCGGACCCCGATCCCCGGGTCCGGCCTTCGGTGTTGGCTGTGCGGACCCCCTCAGTGCGCGAAGACCGTACTGGCCAGGACCACTGGACAGCGGTGCCGCCGAGGATGCTCAGCAGGGCGTTGCGACACCACTGGTGCAGGCCGACGGTGACGGCCAGGGCTGCCGACGGGGGGATCGCGCGCGTGTCGGTGAGGGGCACCTCGCGCAGGCAGTGGACGACCAGGATCACCATGACGCCGGCGGGCATACGGGCGCTGAGGTACTGGACGGTCGTACTGGCGCGCAGCGGGGCGAGGGCGGCGAAGGGGAGGGTGCGCAGGGCTCGGGTGACGGCGGCGGTGACGAGGACGGCGGCTATGGCGTAGGGGGTGTCAGGCATGGCGTGCCCTCTTGCCGGTCGTGCAGCGGCGGGCCGGCAGTTCTGCGGTGAACAGGGCGAAGGCGGCGAGGAGCAGTTGGCCCGGGAAGAGGAGCCGCGCGGCCACGGCGCTGAGGAGGGCGAGCGCCGGCGTGGGCAGGTCGTCGCGCAGCTCCCGGAGAGCATCGAGGGCGAGCACGGTGAACAGGGTGGTCAGAGCGAAGTCCAGGCCGGTGACCCCCTCCGGGAAGAGGGAGCCGAGCAGGGCTCGGGCGGTTGCGCTTCCGGCCCAGTACAGGTGCATGAGGAACTGCAGCCACAGGATGCGCCGGCCGGCCCAGGACCGGGCCTCCTCCCCGGCGGTCAGGGCGTACGTCTCGTCGCTGAGTGCGAAGGTGCCGTACGCGGTGCAGGGGGAGGAGAGCGCGTAGAAGACGTGCCGGACGTTCACCATGAAGGCCGTCGTGGCGATGGACGCCAGGGGAGCGGCCGCGGTGGCCAGGCCGATCAGCAGGAACTCGAACGATCCGCCGTAGATGAGCGCCGCGGACATCGACCCCGAGGCGCTGAGGCGCGGGCTGGAAGTGCTCATCGACATCGAGACCTACGCCCGGGACCGCAAGATGTTCGAGGAGTTCGAGTCCACCGTGGCCGTCGCCGACCACGCCGACCAGGCCGCCTACGAAGCCTTCGTCACCGACAAACTCGGCGACCTGCCTGCCGTGCTGCGCCTCGAATCACATCTCACCATGAAGAAGATCAAGGCTGACGGCTGAGCATATTCCTGAGTTGGCGAACACTTTAGGAGTGGCTTATCTCACCGTCCGTCAACCCCTTCCTACGGTCGCGTAGCTCACATCCGAAGGTGAATCATGGGCCGACGTGGCAGACGATTCGAAGAATGACATCAGATCAGTGATCGGGTCGTACGTGGCGGTGGGGGACAGCTTCACCGAGGGCGTCGGCGACCCCGGCCCTGACGGGGCGTTCGTCGGCTGGGCCGACCGATTCGCGGTACTGCTCGCGGACCGGAGGCCGGAGGGCGACTTCGAGTACACCAACCTTGCCGTGCGCGGCAAACTCCTCGACCAGATCGTGGCCGAGCAACTCCCGCGGGCCGTCGAACTCGCCCCGGACCTGGTCTCGTTCTGCGCGGGCGGCAATGACATCATCCGGCCCGGAACCGACCCCGACGAGGTCGCCGAGCGCTTCGAGCGGGCGATCGTCCGGCTCACCTCGGCCGTCGGGACCGTCATGGTGACGACCGGCTTCGACACCCGGGGCGTCCCGGTGCTGAAGCATCTGCGCGGCAAGATCGCCACCTACAACGGACACGTCCGGGCCGTCGCCGACCGGTACGGCTGCCCGGTACTCGACCTGTGGTCCCTGAAGACCGTTCAGGACCGGCGGGCCTGGGACGGCGACCGGCTCCACCTCTCGGCCGAGGGGCACACGCGCGTGGCGCTGCGCGCGGGCCAGGTCCTCGGGCTTGAGGTCCCGGCCGACCCCGAGCAGCCCTGGCCCCCGCTGCCGCCGCGCGGCACTCTCGACGTGCGGCGGGACGACGTCCACTGGGCGCGCGAGTATCTGGTGCCGTGGATCGGGCGGCGGTTGCGCGGGGAGTCCTCGGGCGACCATGTGACGGCGAAGGGCACGCTGTCGCCGGACGACATCAAGGAGCGGATCGCTTCCGTGGCCTGAGTCTGTGCTTCAGCGGGGCGGTGGGCGGCCGGCTCAGCGCCCCGCCCGGCTCACCGCTCCCGTCCGGCTCAGCGCCCCGCCTGGCTCACCGCTCCCGTCCGGCTCACCGCTCCCGTCCGGCTCAGCGCCCCGCCTGGCTCACCGCTCCCGTCCGGCTCAGCGCCCCGCCTGGCTCAGCGCTCCCGTCCGGCTCAGCGCTCCCGCCCGGCTCACCGCCCCGACGCGGTGAACGCCTCCCGCTCCAGCCCCAGTTCGCGGGCGAGGGCGTCATCCACCCATTCCTGCGCACGCGCGCGTGACACCGCTCCGGCGTAGGCGGTCATCTGTACGGCGAGTCCGTCGAGGAGGGCCGTGAGGCGCAGGGCCGCGCCGGTGGGATCCGGGCAGCGGAACTCGCCCGCGGCCACTCCTTCGGAGATGACCTCGGCGATCGCGGCCTTCCACTCCTTGTCGAGGTCCCGGGTGACTTCTCGCAGAGCGGGCTCGCGCAGCGCCGCCGCCCAGCCCTCGATCCACAGCCGCCAGCCCTTGGCCTGGCCCGTGGGCGCGTACCACCGCACGGCGGCCCGAAGCCGGCGCAGCGCTGTCGTACGGCGGCCGAGCAGCCGGCGCAACT
This genomic window from Streptomyces sp. DG2A-72 contains:
- a CDS encoding alpha-galactosidase, whose translation is MLEISENGRTWLLTGPTSGYAIHLTDDHELLHLHWGPRITLADAEALAVRPLPDYRPFESPLDGREEYPVEGGPRFARPALSVRTEERRGTEWRFEAYGSEDDALRLRFRDGGLAVTLHYRMRDDVVERWVTLGNEGPEVELLRADSATWTLPDRDGWRLSQLHGRWAAESRLVRSDLTYGEKVIGSRRGHTGHQHLPWVALDTDATEERGEVYGCALGWSGSWRIAVAQLADARVQITGGAGHDDSGLLRLAAGESFTTPVFAGLWSDGGYGGASRAWHAYQRTYVIPDAGEDRPVLFNSWEATEFEISEEQQRALARRAADMGVELFVVDDGWFGARTSDRAGLGDWTPNPDRFPGGLKPLADHVHGLGMQFGIWVEPEMVNPDSDLYRAHPEWVQHQTGRKRTEFRNQLVLNLARDDVQEYLWEQLDTLLSSAPIDYVKWDFNRCFTDAGWPGEAYPQRLWVDHVRALYGLLDRLRDAHPGVAFESCSGGGGRIDLGVMSRTDQVWTSDNTDPLDRLAIQHGFSQIHPARVMAAWVTDSPNVQLNGRVSSLRFRFVSAMAGVLGVGGDLTEWTDDELAEARKWVGLYKEIRPLVQRGDLYRLRPPQGGLSAVQYVLGDETVVLAWLEAQRYGEPVPALRLRGLDPTASYECRETGEVHRGAVLLHHGLRTGLRGDLDAAVLRLRRI
- a CDS encoding LysM peptidoglycan-binding domain-containing M23 family metallopeptidase, whose protein sequence is MPAKGKHRRPKSQRFTRSIVVAGTGGAALALPLLGATGAHAAPAKSVSEKAVQSVPKTEKKAAEKTAAAKSSGVRTYSVRAGDYLSKIADEQNVSGGWQKLYADNREAVGSDPSMIHPGLKLSIGKKAATGSSKPSSSSSDSSPSSSSSKKSSGSSDSSGSSASGSSKSSSNTATTQSSDTTSTAGGFTLPVAGARVGTPYRMSGSMWSSGYHTGVDFVVPTGTSLKSVGAGTVVSAGWGGAYGNQVVVKLADGYYAQYAHLSSLSVSNGQTVTEGQQIGLSGATGNVTGPHLHFEIRTTPDYGSDVDPVAYLRSKGVSVS
- a CDS encoding AzlC family ABC transporter permease, with the protein product MSAALIYGGSFEFLLIGLATAAAPLASIATTAFMVNVRHVFYALSSPCTAYGTFALSDETYALTAGEEARSWAGRRILWLQFLMHLYWAGSATARALLGSLFPEGVTGLDFALTTLFTVLALDALRELRDDLPTPALALLSAVAARLLFPGQLLLAAFALFTAELPARRCTTGKRARHA
- a CDS encoding SGNH/GDSL hydrolase family protein, translating into MIGSYVAVGDSFTEGVGDPGPDGAFVGWADRFAVLLADRRPEGDFEYTNLAVRGKLLDQIVAEQLPRAVELAPDLVSFCAGGNDIIRPGTDPDEVAERFERAIVRLTSAVGTVMVTTGFDTRGVPVLKHLRGKIATYNGHVRAVADRYGCPVLDLWSLKTVQDRRAWDGDRLHLSAEGHTRVALRAGQVLGLEVPADPEQPWPPLPPRGTLDVRRDDVHWAREYLVPWIGRRLRGESSGDHVTAKGTLSPDDIKERIASVA
- a CDS encoding TetR/AcrR family transcriptional regulator; this translates as MARVRLSVAERREELLKAAIEQIEARGVAAVRIADVATALGVSNALVLYHFSTKEKLVAAAFTHAAEADLAQLRRLLGRRTTALRRLRAAVRWYAPTGQAKGWRLWIEGWAAALREPALREVTRDLDKEWKAAIAEVISEGVAAGEFRCPDPTGAALRLTALLDGLAVQMTAYAGAVSRARAQEWVDDALARELGLEREAFTASGR